From the genome of Astatotilapia calliptera chromosome 3, fAstCal1.2, whole genome shotgun sequence:
ATTAACATTAAAGTCTCTGACTGTTGTTGGAATCAAGAACTAATGAAGGAATTTCAAATTATTAGTTGGAGGCTTAAAAACATTCTTCCTACCTGCTTAAAGGATGTTTAGCCATGAATTCAGAGGTTTTGAAAGATTTTGAATGGCAACATATGGCaagcaaagaataaaaaatgcTAGAGAGAGAGAAGCTGTTCCCAACAAAGTGACTTATCCTAAGGCAGGATTCACTTCTTCATTTTGGTCCTTAACTGCATAAGGTATGCTGTCCTCACTAAAGTTTGTTGCAGGCAACGTAATTTCAGCTATACAGCTTAACATTCTTTATTCCCAGCTCTTCATCCTCCAAGAAATAGGccgcttgttgtgtttgtagtGACGTGTCGTcacgaacgaaatggctcttagagccggttctttgacgtgaacgacagTGGCGGCTCCTGAAAAAAATCTCAGGGGGGGCAATTTTTATGATATCGACTAAAATGACCCATTTAATGAGTACATCAAACAacacaattttaatttaaatttaaaatgaacaaccatattctggccatttgtatagatttgtaaaaatgaacaaccatattctggccatttgtatagatttgtaaaaatgaacatgaacagatttttttttttttttttgaatgaatgaaaaataactattgaaaacaacaactgtaaacTGATTGGGGGGGTGGgctaaagagagaaagagagagggatggaGAAAGAGAGTAAATATGGTTAAGGGTTCTTATTTGTACAAGAACTTTGCTCGTCTGTCTTTCTGAGTGGCAAATTTCTCGATGACCCTGGTGTTGAAATCAGGAAGTTCTTGTGTGAGTTTTTTCTCTATGGACAGCATAGCCAGAGCGTTGAGCCGATCCTGAGCCATATTGTTTCTCAGGAAAGTTTTTATCCTCTTTAAAGTAGAGAAACACCTCTCCGATTCTGATGTTGTCATTGGTGTGGTGATGAGGATGTTAAGAAGACTTACAGTTTCGGTGAATGTGTCTTGAAGGTTGTTTTCCATCAGAACCTGATAGAGCGCCAGCGCACCACTACAACTCTGAAACTCCTCGTTGTCGTAGATCAGGGACAGTTCTGTTTTAAGTCTGGCTTTGTCCAATGAGGGATAGGCTTCCACTGTGGTTTGTAGTGCTGCATCTGGAAAATTTTTGCTGTGTTGTTGGAACAAGTCTCCTTGCAACAGAGTGGCGCTGACAAGGTGCTTGGTGAAAGAAAACCTCTCCTTGGCATGGCTCATAATGGTGTCGCACACCTATCCAATAATATATAATTGGTAAGAGTTAGATTCAGTGGTAAGACTTTGGCACATGTCTCATGTTAATCattattctgaaaaaaaaaatctgtccataacaaaacaaaacagtcacgaCCACTATATCAAATGACATCTGACAGCATCGTCATTAGATTTTATCTGATGATCCGATTTAAATCAGACCAAGCAGCTAGTGCTTACCTCCAGTGCCAAATGGTGTTGCCTGTCTTCCCCCAATGTTCTCCGTCTCTTTGTGGGTGGGTCTTGAACAGGTCCCCTGTACTCCTCATCCACAACCAGATTAGGAAGTGCCTCCCTGATCCAATACATAAGTTTCATTAATGGCTTCTGAAAACTGAATAGGGATATATTaaccaaacacaaaccaaacaaaggTTGTGTTCTAATTACCGGGAATTACCGGATTTAATTAATAACCGGACCTGGTTTAATGGCTGGGGGAAAACCAGTGCAAGTAAATAAAGGCCCTGGCCATAATTTCAGGAAATAGCCTATGGTATAGGCTACATCAAATCATTACTGGGAATATACTTCATCAAATATACTtaatcaaatatttttcataaaattaCTTCAAAGGCTGATATAAATCAAAATTATCTGAATTCCATTAAACATTTAAGTCACAGAACACAGAATATATGCAGAGAATTTGATAGAATCTATGCATAGATAATTAACATTTATTCTAGGTTacatatttatgcttttatgcCTACCTGATAGCCTGCATGCGGCTGATGAATGTCTGGGTGATCCCTGCGATGGTGACAGAATCGATGTTTCTCTTCTGTAGGTGGTTATACAGCATGTCTACATGTGGCATTATCTTGTGAAACAAGgccaggaaaaaacagaaagcttcgTCTTCCAGCATTCTCACGAAACCACCGGCATCTCTCTTTGTAGGGGCATCAAATCCTTCACTGTTACGGATGGTCTGAAAACACCTCACCAGATCGTCTTTATGTTCATACACTGTATTCACAGCACGACTGTTGAAGTTCCAACGGGTTGCCGATGCACTTGGAAGTCGGTGCGCCACCACCTCGTCAAGCACTGCAGTCCTCTTGCTCGATTTAGTAAAAAAAGAAGCGAATCCTGCTATGTCGGAAAAAAAGTGACTGATTTGAGGGATGTGGGAGGTTGCTTGTTGCATTACCAGGTTTAACTGATGGGCATAACAATGTACGTAGTGAGCGTTAGCATAAATGTCCTGTATCTTACGCTGCACTCCTCCAGTGGTACCCCTCATTACAGCGGCCCCATCGTAGGCCTGGGCGATCAACTTTCTCTCTTGTCCCTGGGGGAGGATGAAGCGCAGCCTCTCCGATAAGGCACTGGCTATTGCATCTGCACAAGCATTGGGTAGCTTGATGAATTCAAAAAAACGCTCTTGAATACGGTTTCGTTGGTCAATGTATCTTAGCACCATGACTAACTGACAGTGTGTAGAAATGTCAGTGGTTTCATCAGCTTGAATGGCTAAAAACTTCGCTGCCTTTACTTCTTCCACGATCCTTTCTCTCAGAACTGCCAACATGCAATCCAGGATCTCGTTCTGGACTGTTTTCGAGGTGCCTTTAAATACAGTAGCATTTTCAAGGTGTTGCCTCAAGTCGTGATCAATTGATGCCATCAAGTCGACTAAACCTCTAAAAATCCCTGGATTGTCTGAGGAATCACTTTCATCATGTCCCCGCATTGCTAGCTCAAAAGCACCACAAAACTTAATACAATCGAtgattttagataaaatatgacGGTTTTTATCTACCTCTTCGTTGTGCCTTCTTAAAGCAATCCGATGTCCATCATCTAGCTGCGCCGCTATGCTAGTTTTCCCTAGCACAGCTAGCTTTACACTGTTGTCCATATGAACTCGTGAGCTTTCATGTTTCTTGATTCGTTCGGAGAGGTGCTTTAAGTCGGTTTGTCCAGATTGTGTCCACGTCAAATCACACTTGTCACTTTTGAACAGTATGCACGGGAAACAAAAAAGTGCATTAGCTGTTCCACAGCCTGTCAGCCACGACTTGCGCTGGAACCAACTCCGACAAAAAGTCCTGTTGTATGCTTTTGACTTCTCCTTCGTTGCCTGGGTTAGTTGAATTTCGGGCTTGTCAGGTCCCAACTCTTTAACTTGCAGTTTTTCTGCCATTGTCCTTCTGGCAAAAGGGTAGGTTAGAAGCGATCTAACCGAATTTGGGGGAGGCTGTGCCTCAACCGTTAACAATACCGCTGCCATCGTCTCTCTCTGACCTTATAGCTCACTTAGGCTACTGACTGAGGTAAAATTCTAGAACAGCAAATCTTCGCGCGTTTTCTGCAGGGGCGCAATTTTAAGCGCCCCCAAACCATTTAATTCAGCGACGCTGATaggtcaaatatttattattttcccctgGCA
Proteins encoded in this window:
- the LOC113019364 gene encoding zinc finger MYM-type protein 1-like; this encodes MAAVLLTVEAQPPPNSVRSLLTYPFARRTMAEKLQVKELGPDKPEIQLTQATKEKSKAYNRTFCRSWFQRKSWLTGCGTANALFCFPCILFKSDKCDLTWTQSGQTDLKHLSERIKKHESSRVHMDNSVKLAVLGKTSIAAQLDDGHRIALRRHNEEVDKNRHILSKIIDCIKFCGAFELAMRGHDESDSSDNPGIFRGLVDLMASIDHDLRQHLENATVFKGTSKTVQNEILDCMLAVLRERIVEEVKAAKFLAIQADETTDISTHCQLVMVLRYIDQRNRIQERFFEFIKLPNACADAIASALSERLRFILPQGQERKLIAQAYDGAAVMRGTTGGVQRKIQDIYANAHYVHCYAHQLNLVMQQATSHIPQISHFFSDIAGFASFFTKSSKRTAVLDEVVAHRLPSASATRWNFNSRAVNTVYEHKDDLVRCFQTIRNSEGFDAPTKRDAGGFVRMLEDEAFCFFLALFHKIMPHVDMLYNHLQKRNIDSVTIAGITQTFISRMQAIREALPNLVVDEEYRGPVQDPPTKRRRTLGEDRQHHLALEVCDTIMSHAKERFSFTKHLVSATLLQGDLFQQHSKNFPDAALQTTVEAYPSLDKARLKTELSLIYDNEEFQSCSGALALYQVLMENNLQDTFTETVSLLNILITTPMTTSESERCFSTLKRIKTFLRNNMAQDRLNALAMLSIEKKLTQELPDFNTRVIEKFATQKDRRAKFLYK